The following are encoded in a window of Rosa chinensis cultivar Old Blush chromosome 4, RchiOBHm-V2, whole genome shotgun sequence genomic DNA:
- the LOC112196728 gene encoding autophagy-related protein 11 encodes MSSSITQGLVHQGKLLVHVAENGHSFELDCEETTPVEAVMRYIESVSDININDQLVLCSDMKLEPQRPLSAYKLPADGEEVFIFNKARLQTHSSPPPLEHVDILDIAEPRSPSASHDRHPLDDASDPALKALPSYEREFRFHYHKGHAIYSRTQVKYDNCERLLREQKVQQRAVEVAKGNLDQYYRMINQNYTEFMKRYSQQHRIHSDLLVNLGRDVEKLRSIKLHPALQTANRKCLSDFVKDENLRKVGENCTSSHKLFENKVSQFKQMFGEVKRRVEELFSNTAPLPIRDLELTIKEHQRHINEQKSIMQSLSKDVNTVKKLVDDCLSSQLSSSLRPHDAVSALGPMYDVHDKNHLPRMRACDNKISKLLEFCKDKKNKMNMFLHNYMQKITYISYIIKDAKLQFPVFREAMVRQDDLFFEIKLVRGIGPAYRACLAEIVRRKASLKLYMGMAGQLAERLATKREAEVRRREEFLKVHSSYIPRDVLASMGLYDTPNQCDVNIAPFDTGLLDVDISDLDRYAPDYLAGLSSKGSFRGSYSMSNESSQSAEAEELTLDSLGKSEELIEGSELVEIAGTSKIEVENAKLKAELASAIAVICSFWPEVDFESLDDSKMDNLLKDAAEKTAEALHLKDEYGKHLQSMLRTKQLQCLSYEKRIQELEQRLSDQYLQGQKLSNDEDASDFALLSDKVDNCKQEVLGRGDARVPCLSNSEPMDEVSCISNSLDAKLGLFNAQTDKMRDGADENMMDSSAVHNHQMDSSMQELNREDLLVSGKDGKEKMVGQLGMSLTHSSTAESMPEHLNVSPCETAADPGFGTKVSTELLLELETLLANKSNQLNETEVKLKASMEDVAMLKRELDTNRKLLDESQMNCAHLENCLHEAREEAQTHLCAADRRASEYSALRASAVKMRGLFERLRSCVNAQGMTGFVESLRSLAQSLGNSINDNEDDGTLEFRKCVRVLADRVGFLSRHREELLDKYPKVEAANEQLRKELEEKKDLVKTLYTKHQLEKQANKEKISFGRLEVHEIAAFVLNTAGHYEAINRNCSNYYLSTESVALFTDHLPRQPNYIVGQIVHIERQTVKPSAPISIRLEHELTSDTGTDRLALNSGSNPYGLPIGCEYFVVTVAMLPDTIHSPPPS; translated from the exons ATGAGTTCAAGTATCACCCAAGGCTTGGTTCATCAGGGCAAGCTTTTGGTTCATGTTGCTGAGAATGGGCACTCATTTGAGCTTGATTGTGAAGAAACCACACCGGTAGAGGCGGTTATGCGCTATATCGAATCAGTCTCTGATATTAATATCAATGACCAGCTCGTTCTGTGTTCCGATATGAAGCTTGAGCCGCAGCGCCCGCTCTCTGCTTATAAGCTTCCAGCTGATGGAGAGGAAGTGTTTATATTCAATAAAGCGAGGCTGCAGACACATTCATCCCCGCCTCCGCTTGAGCATGTTGATATTCTTGACATCGCCGAACCTCGATCACCCTCGGCTTCACACGATCGTCATCCTTTGGACGATGCCTCAGATCCTGCTTTGAAAGCCTTGCCTTCTTATGAAAGGGAATTTAGGTTTCATTACCACAAGGGTCATGCGATTTACAGTCGAACCCAAGTGAAATATGACAATTGCGAGAGGCTTTTGAGGGAGCAAAAGGTTCAACAGAGGGCGGTGGAGGTTGCCAAGGGTAATTTGGATCAATACTATAGGATGATAAACCAGAACTATACAGAATTCATGAAGCGATATTCACAGCAGCATCGAATTCATTCTGATCTTTTGGTGAATCTGGGGAGGGATGTGGAAAAACTGAGATCCATCAAGCTTCATCCTGCGTTACAAACTGCCAACCGTAAATGCTTGTCGGATTTTGTAAAGGACGAGAACCTGAGGAAAGTGGGGGAGAATTGTACGAGTTCCCATAAACTGTTTGAGAATAAGGTTTCACAGTTCAAGCAGATGTTTGGTGAGGTGAAGCGGAGAGTTGAGGAATTGTTTTCTAACACGGCACCTCTGCCTATTAGGGATTTGGAACTGACAATTAAGGAGCACCAACGACATATTAACGAGCAGAAGAGTATAATGCAGTCATTGAG CAAAGATGTAAATACTGTCAAGAAACTTGTGGATGATTGCTTGTCTTCCCAGTTGTCTTCCTCACTTCGTCCTCATGATGCGGTTTCAGCCTTGGGCCCTATGTATGATGTCCATGACAAAAATCACCTGCCTAGGATGCGGGCTTGTGATAATAAAATTTCCAAGCTACTTGAATTTTGCAAggataaaaagaataaaatgaacATGTTTCTTCATAATTATATGCAAAAGATAACATACATCTCTTATATCATCAAAGATGCAAAGCTACAGTTTCCTGTTTTTAGAGAGGCAATGGTGCGCCAGGATGATTTGTTTTTTGAAATTAAGTTGGTTCGCGGGATTGGCCCAGCATATAGAGCCTGCCTAGCAGAAATAGTAAGAAGAAAGGCTTCCCTAAAGCTCTACATGGGCATGGCTGGACAGTTAGCTGAGAGGCTTGCAACAAAGAGGGAGGCTGAGGTCAGGAGACGGGAGGAGTTTTTGAAAGTTCATAGTTCATACATACCCAGGGATGTATTAGCATCCATGGGTTTATATGATACCCCCAATCAGTGTGATGTCAATATAGCTCCTTTTGATACTGGTTTGCTTGATGTTGACATTTCAGACCTGGACCGTTATGCACCTGATTACTTGGCAGGACTGTCTTCTAAGGGTTCTTTTAGAGGTTCATATTCTATGTCTAATGAAAGCAGTCAATCAGCAGAGGCTGAGGAGCTTACATTGGATAGCCTTGGGAAATCTGAGGAGCTAATTGAAGGCAGTGAATTGGTAGAGATTGCTGGAACTAGTAAGATAGAAGTTGAGAATGCAAAATTGAAAGCTGAACTGGCTTCTGCAATAGCTGTGATTTGTTCATTCTGGCCTGAAGTAGACTTTGAATCATTGGATGACAGTAAAATGGATAATTTATTGAAGGATGCTGCAGAGAAAACAGCTGAAGCCTTGCACCTGAAAGATGAGTATGGAAAGCATTTGCAATCTATGCTTAGGACGAAGCAGCTGCAGTGTCTTTCGTATGAGAAACGCATTCAAGAATTGGAACAGAGACTATCTGATCAGTATTTGCAAGGTCAGAAGCTTTCAAATGATGAGGATGCCTCTGATTTTGCCCTTTTGTCTGATAAGGTTGATAACTGCAAGCAAGAAGTCTTAGGTAGAGGAGATGCCCGTGTGCCTTGCTTATCTAATTCTGAGCCCATGGATGAGGTTTCCTGCATCTCAAATTCTTTGGATGCCAAATTGGGTCTTTTCAATGCACAAACTGATAAAATGCGAGATGGGGCTGATGAAAATATGATGGACTCTTCTGCCGTACATAATCATCAAATGGATTCATCAATGCAAGAGCTAAATCGTGAAGATCTGCTAGTCAGTGGTaaagatggaaaagaaaaaatggtggGGCAGCTGGGCATGTCACTGACACACAGTTCTACTGCTGAAAGCATGCCTGAACATCTGAATGTGTCTCCTTGCGAAACAGCAGCTGACCCAGGCTTTGGCACCAAGGTCAGTACTGAGCTGTTGTTGGAATTGGAAACTCTACTTGCAAACAAGTCAAACCAGTTGAATGAAACAGAGGTCAAGCTTAAAGCTTCTATGGAGGATGTTGCCATGCTTAAGAGGGAATTGGACACAAATAGGAAGCTCCTTGATGAATCTCAG ATGAATTGTGCTCACTTGGAGAACTGTTTGCATGAAGCAAGAGAGGAAGCTCAAACCCATCTTTGTGCTGCTGATCGTAGGGCCTCAGAGTACAGTGCACTGCGAGCATCTGCTGTGAAAATGCGTGGCCTTTTTGAAAGGCTTCGGAGCTGTGTTAATGCCCAGGGAATGACTGGTTTTGTTGAGTCTTTGCGCAGTTTAGCACAATCTCTGGGAAA TTCTATCAATGACAATGAAGATGATGGTACTCTTGAGTTTCGGAAGTGTGTCCGGGTCCTCGCAGATAGAGTTGGTTTCTTGTCAAGGCACCGTGAAGAACTGCTTGACAAGTATCCGAAGGTTGAAGCGGCAAATGAACAACTTAGAAAAGAATTGGAAGAGAAGAAAGATCTGGTTAAAACATTGTACACAAAGCATCAACTCGAGAAACAG GcaaacaaggagaagatatCTTTTGGCCGTTTGGAAGTCCATGAGATAGCCGCATTTGTTCTCAACACTGCTGGGCATTACGAGGCAATCAATAGAAATTGCTCTAACTATTATCTCTCTACTGAATCTGTTGCCTTATTTACAGATCATCTCCCGCGTCAACCTAACTACATTGTTGGACAAATTGTGCATATTGAACGCCAGACTGTGAAGCCATCAGCTCCTATTTCAATTCGGCTTGAGCATGAGCTAACATCTGACACAGGGACTGACCGGTTGGCCTTGAATTCAGGATCAAACCCATATGGTCTCCCTATTGGCTGTGAATACTTCGTCGTGACAGTAGCCATGTTACCTGATACCATTCATTCACCACCTCCTTCCTGA